Proteins found in one Oncorhynchus mykiss isolate Arlee chromosome 3, USDA_OmykA_1.1, whole genome shotgun sequence genomic segment:
- the LOC110513266 gene encoding synaptotagmin-11, protein MAEITELRPAYDMSPVLAGFIGAAALVVAVVILVLLWSFCQRRNLRVMGRYKLHGDQYTDSAEDPPYKFIHMLKGISIYPESLSSSKRIVRVARRAGWQGERDRERGGGRGMVLVDAENNILDAPTHLQMSHLVPPAGQPRMEAALPVRADYCCLDSSATSSENSSKTVSPFTPASSDPESEPETSLGSLSLALDYNFPKKALVVTIVGAHGLPAVDEQRNSSDPYVKMTILPEKKHRVKTRVLRKTLEPVFDETFTFYGVAYSSLPELTLHFLVLSFDRFARDDVIGEVVVPLTELEPSTGRVHITQQISKRNMQCESRGELLVSLSYQPVSHRLSVVVLKAKHLPKMDISGLSGNPYVKVNVFYGRKRIAKKKTHVKKCTLNPVFNESFIYDVPPELLPEISVEFVVVDFDRTTKNEVVGRLPLGLHSPCPSGAAHWREVCENPRRQISKWHNLSEY, encoded by the exons ATGGCTGAGATTACAGAATTACGACCTGCATATG ACATGTCACCGGTGCTGGCTGGTTTTATCGGTGCAGCGGCTCTGGTGGTTGCCGTGGTGATCCTGGTTCTCCTGTGGTCCTTCTGCCAGCGTCGCAACCTCCGGGTGATGGGCCGGTACAAGCTCCATGGTGATCAGTACACCGACTCGGCTGAAGACCCGCCTTACAAGTTCATCCACATGCTGAAGGGCATCAGTATCTACCCAGAGTCCCTCAGCAGCAGCAAGAGGATAGTACGGGTGGCCAGACGTGCTGGgtggcagggggagagagacagagagaggggtggtggccGCGGGATGGTCCTGGTGGATGCTGAGAACAACATCCTGGATGCTCCTACCCATCTCCAGATGAGCCACCTGGTGCCCCCTGCTGGCCAGCCCAGAATGGAGGCGGCACTGCCCGTCAGGGCCGACTACTGCTGCCTGGATAGCTCAGCTACCAGTAGCGAAAACAGCAGCAAGACTGTTTCACCTTTCACCCCCGCGTCCTCTGACCCAGAATCAGAGCCTGAAACCAGCCTGGGCTCCCTCAGCCTGGCTTTAGACTACAACTTCCCTAAGAAGGCCTTGGTGGTGACCATCGTTGGAGCCCATGGCCTGCCTGCAGTAGACGAACAGAGGAACAGCTCCGACCCCTACGTGAAGATGACCATCCTCCCTGAGAAGAAGCACCGGGTGAAGACCAGGGTCCTGAGGAAGACACTGGAGCCGGTGTTTGACGAGACGTTCACGTTCTATGGAGTGGCCTACAGCTCGTTGCCCGAGCTCACGCTGCACTTCCTGGTGCTCAGCTTCGACCGCTTCGCCCGAGATGATGTCATAGGAGAGGTGGTGGTCCCGCTGACAGAGTTGGAACCCAGCACGGGGCGGGTGCACATCACCCAGCAAATCAGCAAGAGGAACATGCAG TGCGAGAGCCGTGGGGAGCTGTTGGTGTCTCTGTCCTACCAGCCTGTCTCCCACCGCCTCAGTGTGGTGGTGCTGAAGGCCAAACACCTGCCCAAGATGGACATCTCTGGCCTGTCTGGAA ACCCATATGTGAAGGTCAATGTGTTCTACGGACGCAAGCGCATCGCCAAGAAAAAGACGCACGTGAAGAAGTGCACGTTAAACCCCGTCTTCAACGAGTCCTTCATCTACGACGTGCCCCCCGAGCTGCTCCCTGAGATCTCCGTGGAGTTTGTGGTGGTCGACTTTGACCGTACCACTAAGAACGAGGTGGTGGGGCGCCTGCCCCTCGGCCTGCACAGCCCCTGTCCCTCTGGCGCCGCCCACTGGCGGGAAGTCTGCGAAAACCCCCGTCGGCAGATCTCAAAGTGGCACAACCTCAGTGAATACTAG
- the LOC110503878 gene encoding mothers against decapentaplegic homolog 4 isoform X4 produces MSVNPPNSNDACLSIVHSLMCHRQGGENEGFAKRAIESLVKKLKEKKDELDSLITAITTNGVHPSKCVTIQRTLDGRLQVAGRKGFPHVIYARLWRWPDLHKNELKHVKFCQFAFDLKYDNVCVNPYHYERVVSPGIVGLSIQNAGRLIKEEYIHDCYEMDLPSRMPPQPEHYNQPLPPLQMPPEPPRAPSSVNLYPSMPLSPPVSSSMMGPMSGGHGEGLLQIASPQIQGIPQTPPPTTPTHGPPPQPPTPHSQSDYSSSSKHTQTQSSYHTTWTGTSTASYTPVGPQQNGRGHQQPPLHHPNHFWSQQHHSTPAFPQPVSNHPGPEFWCSISYFEMDIQVGEMFKVLANCPVVTVDGYVDPSGGDRFCLGQLSNVHRTDASERARLHIGKGVQLECRGEGDVWMRCLSDHAVFVQSYYLDREAGRAPGDAVHKIYPGAYMKVFDLRQCHRQMQQQAATAQAAAAAQAAAVAGNIPGPGSVGGIAPAVSLSAAAGIGVDDLRRLCILRLSFVKGWGPDYPRQSIKHTPCWVEVHLHRALQLLDEVLHTMPLADLGGHGHVN; encoded by the exons ATGTCAGTGAACCCCCCCAACAGCAACGATGCCTGCCTGAGCATCGTGCACAGCCTCATGTGCCACCGACAGGGCGGCGAGAACGAGGGCTTTGCCAAGCGTGCCATAGAGAGCCTGGTAAAGAAGCTGAAGGAGAAGAAGGACGAGCTGGACTCGCTCATCACCGCCATCACCACCAACGGAGTTCACCCCAGCAAGTGTGTCACCATCCAGAGGACGCTTGATGGACGCCTGCAG GTAGCTGGGAGGAAAGGGTTCCCCCATGTGATCTACGCTAGGCTCTGGCGCTGGCCAGACCTCCACAAGAATGAACTGAAGCACGTCAAGTTCTGCCAGTTCGCCTTTGACCTCAAGTATGACAACGTGTGTGTCAACCCCTACCACTACGAGAGAGTGGTATCGCCAGGCATTG TTGGTCTCAGCATTCAAAATGCAG GTCGGCTGATCAAAGAGGAGTACATCCATGACTGTTATGAGATGGACCTCCCCTCCAGGATGCCCCCCCAGCCCGAGCACTACAAccagcccctcccccctctgcaGATGCCCCCCGAGCCGCCCCGCGCCCCATCCTCCGTCAACCTCTACCCCAGCATGCCCCTCTCTCCGCCAG TGAGCAGCTCCATGATGGGTCCCATGTCTGGGGGCCACGGCGAGGGCCTGCTCCAGATCGCCTCTCCCCAGATCCAGGGCATTCCCCAGACgccaccccccaccacccccacacACGGACCACCCCCCCAGCCCCCTACCCCTCACAGCCAGAGTGACTACAGCAGCagctccaaacacacacagacacagagctcCTATCACA CAACCTGGACAGGCACCAGCACGGCCTCCTATACCCCTGTAGGACCCCAGCAGAATGGGCGTGGCCACCAGCAACCACCACTGCACCACCCCAACCACTTCT GGTCTCAGCAACATCACAGCACACCCGCCTTTCCTCAGCCAGTCTCCAACCATCCAG GTCCAGAGTTCTGGTGCTCCATCTCCTACTTTGAGATGGACATCCAGGTTGGGGAGATGTTCAAGGTCCTGGCTAACTGCCCCGTGGTGACAGTGGACGGATACGTGGACCCCTCGGGGGGCGACCGCTTCTGTCTGGGCCAGCTCAGCAACGTGCACCGCACCGACGCCAGCGAAAGAGCCAG GTTGCACATTGGGAAGGGGGTGCAGTTGGAGTGTCGTGGTGAGGGGGATGTGTGGATGCGTTGCCTTAGCGACCATGCAGTGTTCGTACAGAGCTACTACCTGGACCGGGAGGCGGGGCGAGCCCCGGGAGACGCAGTTCACAAGATCTACCCTGGGGCCTACATGAAGGTGTTTGACCTGCGTCAGTGCCACAGGCAGATGCAGCAGCAGGCAGCCACGGCCCAGGCTGCAGCAGCAGCACAGGCTGCAGCAGTGGCAGGCAACATCCCAGGGCCTGGCAGTGTGGGGGGAATCGCCCCGGCAGTCA GTCTGTCGGCGGCAGCCGGGATAGGTGTGGACGACCTGCGGCGGCTGTGTATCCTGAGGCTCAGCTTTGTGAAGGGCTGGGGGCCCGACTACCCTCGGCAGAGCATCAAGCACACCCCCTGCTGGGTGGAGGTCCACCTGCACCGCGCCCTGCAGCTGCTGGATGAGGTGCTGCACACTATGCCTCTGGCTGACCTAGGAGGACATGGACATGTCAactaa
- the LOC110503878 gene encoding mothers against decapentaplegic homolog 4 isoform X3, with the protein MSVNPPNSNDACLSIVHSLMCHRQGGENEGFAKRAIESLVKKLKEKKDELDSLITAITTNGVHPSKCVTIQRTLDGRLQVAGRKGFPHVIYARLWRWPDLHKNELKHVKFCQFAFDLKYDNVCVNPYHYERVVSPGIVGLSIQNAGPPGRLIKEEYIHDCYEMDLPSRMPPQPEHYNQPLPPLQMPPEPPRAPSSVNLYPSMPLSPPVSSSMMGPMSGGHGEGLLQIASPQIQGIPQTPPPTTPTHGPPPQPPTPHSQSDYSSSSKHTQTQSSYHTTWTGTSTASYTPVGPQQNGRGHQQPPLHHPNHFWSQQHHSTPAFPQPVSNHPGPEFWCSISYFEMDIQVGEMFKVLANCPVVTVDGYVDPSGGDRFCLGQLSNVHRTDASERARLHIGKGVQLECRGEGDVWMRCLSDHAVFVQSYYLDREAGRAPGDAVHKIYPGAYMKVFDLRQCHRQMQQQAATAQAAAAAQAAAVAGNIPGPGSVGGIAPAVSLSAAAGIGVDDLRRLCILRLSFVKGWGPDYPRQSIKHTPCWVEVHLHRALQLLDEVLHTMPLADLGGHGHVN; encoded by the exons ATGTCAGTGAACCCCCCCAACAGCAACGATGCCTGCCTGAGCATCGTGCACAGCCTCATGTGCCACCGACAGGGCGGCGAGAACGAGGGCTTTGCCAAGCGTGCCATAGAGAGCCTGGTAAAGAAGCTGAAGGAGAAGAAGGACGAGCTGGACTCGCTCATCACCGCCATCACCACCAACGGAGTTCACCCCAGCAAGTGTGTCACCATCCAGAGGACGCTTGATGGACGCCTGCAG GTAGCTGGGAGGAAAGGGTTCCCCCATGTGATCTACGCTAGGCTCTGGCGCTGGCCAGACCTCCACAAGAATGAACTGAAGCACGTCAAGTTCTGCCAGTTCGCCTTTGACCTCAAGTATGACAACGTGTGTGTCAACCCCTACCACTACGAGAGAGTGGTATCGCCAGGCATTG TTGGTCTCAGCATTCAAAATGCAG GTCCTCCAGGTCGGCTGATCAAAGAGGAGTACATCCATGACTGTTATGAGATGGACCTCCCCTCCAGGATGCCCCCCCAGCCCGAGCACTACAAccagcccctcccccctctgcaGATGCCCCCCGAGCCGCCCCGCGCCCCATCCTCCGTCAACCTCTACCCCAGCATGCCCCTCTCTCCGCCAG TGAGCAGCTCCATGATGGGTCCCATGTCTGGGGGCCACGGCGAGGGCCTGCTCCAGATCGCCTCTCCCCAGATCCAGGGCATTCCCCAGACgccaccccccaccacccccacacACGGACCACCCCCCCAGCCCCCTACCCCTCACAGCCAGAGTGACTACAGCAGCagctccaaacacacacagacacagagctcCTATCACA CAACCTGGACAGGCACCAGCACGGCCTCCTATACCCCTGTAGGACCCCAGCAGAATGGGCGTGGCCACCAGCAACCACCACTGCACCACCCCAACCACTTCT GGTCTCAGCAACATCACAGCACACCCGCCTTTCCTCAGCCAGTCTCCAACCATCCAG GTCCAGAGTTCTGGTGCTCCATCTCCTACTTTGAGATGGACATCCAGGTTGGGGAGATGTTCAAGGTCCTGGCTAACTGCCCCGTGGTGACAGTGGACGGATACGTGGACCCCTCGGGGGGCGACCGCTTCTGTCTGGGCCAGCTCAGCAACGTGCACCGCACCGACGCCAGCGAAAGAGCCAG GTTGCACATTGGGAAGGGGGTGCAGTTGGAGTGTCGTGGTGAGGGGGATGTGTGGATGCGTTGCCTTAGCGACCATGCAGTGTTCGTACAGAGCTACTACCTGGACCGGGAGGCGGGGCGAGCCCCGGGAGACGCAGTTCACAAGATCTACCCTGGGGCCTACATGAAGGTGTTTGACCTGCGTCAGTGCCACAGGCAGATGCAGCAGCAGGCAGCCACGGCCCAGGCTGCAGCAGCAGCACAGGCTGCAGCAGTGGCAGGCAACATCCCAGGGCCTGGCAGTGTGGGGGGAATCGCCCCGGCAGTCA GTCTGTCGGCGGCAGCCGGGATAGGTGTGGACGACCTGCGGCGGCTGTGTATCCTGAGGCTCAGCTTTGTGAAGGGCTGGGGGCCCGACTACCCTCGGCAGAGCATCAAGCACACCCCCTGCTGGGTGGAGGTCCACCTGCACCGCGCCCTGCAGCTGCTGGATGAGGTGCTGCACACTATGCCTCTGGCTGACCTAGGAGGACATGGACATGTCAactaa
- the LOC110503878 gene encoding mothers against decapentaplegic homolog 4 isoform X2 — protein sequence MSVNPPNSNDACLSIVHSLMCHRQGGENEGFAKRAIESLVKKLKEKKDELDSLITAITTNGVHPSKCVTIQRTLDGRLQVAGRKGFPHVIYARLWRWPDLHKNELKHVKFCQFAFDLKYDNVCVNPYHYERVVSPGIVGLSIQNAGEEENTIFSIIKHHQNGRLIKEEYIHDCYEMDLPSRMPPQPEHYNQPLPPLQMPPEPPRAPSSVNLYPSMPLSPPVSSSMMGPMSGGHGEGLLQIASPQIQGIPQTPPPTTPTHGPPPQPPTPHSQSDYSSSSKHTQTQSSYHTTWTGTSTASYTPVGPQQNGRGHQQPPLHHPNHFWSQQHHSTPAFPQPVSNHPGPEFWCSISYFEMDIQVGEMFKVLANCPVVTVDGYVDPSGGDRFCLGQLSNVHRTDASERARLHIGKGVQLECRGEGDVWMRCLSDHAVFVQSYYLDREAGRAPGDAVHKIYPGAYMKVFDLRQCHRQMQQQAATAQAAAAAQAAAVAGNIPGPGSVGGIAPAVSLSAAAGIGVDDLRRLCILRLSFVKGWGPDYPRQSIKHTPCWVEVHLHRALQLLDEVLHTMPLADLGGHGHVN from the exons ATGTCAGTGAACCCCCCCAACAGCAACGATGCCTGCCTGAGCATCGTGCACAGCCTCATGTGCCACCGACAGGGCGGCGAGAACGAGGGCTTTGCCAAGCGTGCCATAGAGAGCCTGGTAAAGAAGCTGAAGGAGAAGAAGGACGAGCTGGACTCGCTCATCACCGCCATCACCACCAACGGAGTTCACCCCAGCAAGTGTGTCACCATCCAGAGGACGCTTGATGGACGCCTGCAG GTAGCTGGGAGGAAAGGGTTCCCCCATGTGATCTACGCTAGGCTCTGGCGCTGGCCAGACCTCCACAAGAATGAACTGAAGCACGTCAAGTTCTGCCAGTTCGCCTTTGACCTCAAGTATGACAACGTGTGTGTCAACCCCTACCACTACGAGAGAGTGGTATCGCCAGGCATTG TTGGTCTCAGCATTCAAAATGCAGGTGAGGAGGAAAACACTATTTTCAGCATCATCAAACATCATCAAAATG GTCGGCTGATCAAAGAGGAGTACATCCATGACTGTTATGAGATGGACCTCCCCTCCAGGATGCCCCCCCAGCCCGAGCACTACAAccagcccctcccccctctgcaGATGCCCCCCGAGCCGCCCCGCGCCCCATCCTCCGTCAACCTCTACCCCAGCATGCCCCTCTCTCCGCCAG TGAGCAGCTCCATGATGGGTCCCATGTCTGGGGGCCACGGCGAGGGCCTGCTCCAGATCGCCTCTCCCCAGATCCAGGGCATTCCCCAGACgccaccccccaccacccccacacACGGACCACCCCCCCAGCCCCCTACCCCTCACAGCCAGAGTGACTACAGCAGCagctccaaacacacacagacacagagctcCTATCACA CAACCTGGACAGGCACCAGCACGGCCTCCTATACCCCTGTAGGACCCCAGCAGAATGGGCGTGGCCACCAGCAACCACCACTGCACCACCCCAACCACTTCT GGTCTCAGCAACATCACAGCACACCCGCCTTTCCTCAGCCAGTCTCCAACCATCCAG GTCCAGAGTTCTGGTGCTCCATCTCCTACTTTGAGATGGACATCCAGGTTGGGGAGATGTTCAAGGTCCTGGCTAACTGCCCCGTGGTGACAGTGGACGGATACGTGGACCCCTCGGGGGGCGACCGCTTCTGTCTGGGCCAGCTCAGCAACGTGCACCGCACCGACGCCAGCGAAAGAGCCAG GTTGCACATTGGGAAGGGGGTGCAGTTGGAGTGTCGTGGTGAGGGGGATGTGTGGATGCGTTGCCTTAGCGACCATGCAGTGTTCGTACAGAGCTACTACCTGGACCGGGAGGCGGGGCGAGCCCCGGGAGACGCAGTTCACAAGATCTACCCTGGGGCCTACATGAAGGTGTTTGACCTGCGTCAGTGCCACAGGCAGATGCAGCAGCAGGCAGCCACGGCCCAGGCTGCAGCAGCAGCACAGGCTGCAGCAGTGGCAGGCAACATCCCAGGGCCTGGCAGTGTGGGGGGAATCGCCCCGGCAGTCA GTCTGTCGGCGGCAGCCGGGATAGGTGTGGACGACCTGCGGCGGCTGTGTATCCTGAGGCTCAGCTTTGTGAAGGGCTGGGGGCCCGACTACCCTCGGCAGAGCATCAAGCACACCCCCTGCTGGGTGGAGGTCCACCTGCACCGCGCCCTGCAGCTGCTGGATGAGGTGCTGCACACTATGCCTCTGGCTGACCTAGGAGGACATGGACATGTCAactaa
- the LOC110503878 gene encoding mothers against decapentaplegic homolog 4 isoform X1 produces the protein MSVNPPNSNDACLSIVHSLMCHRQGGENEGFAKRAIESLVKKLKEKKDELDSLITAITTNGVHPSKCVTIQRTLDGRLQVAGRKGFPHVIYARLWRWPDLHKNELKHVKFCQFAFDLKYDNVCVNPYHYERVVSPGIVGLSIQNAGEEENTIFSIIKHHQNGPPGRLIKEEYIHDCYEMDLPSRMPPQPEHYNQPLPPLQMPPEPPRAPSSVNLYPSMPLSPPVSSSMMGPMSGGHGEGLLQIASPQIQGIPQTPPPTTPTHGPPPQPPTPHSQSDYSSSSKHTQTQSSYHTTWTGTSTASYTPVGPQQNGRGHQQPPLHHPNHFWSQQHHSTPAFPQPVSNHPGPEFWCSISYFEMDIQVGEMFKVLANCPVVTVDGYVDPSGGDRFCLGQLSNVHRTDASERARLHIGKGVQLECRGEGDVWMRCLSDHAVFVQSYYLDREAGRAPGDAVHKIYPGAYMKVFDLRQCHRQMQQQAATAQAAAAAQAAAVAGNIPGPGSVGGIAPAVSLSAAAGIGVDDLRRLCILRLSFVKGWGPDYPRQSIKHTPCWVEVHLHRALQLLDEVLHTMPLADLGGHGHVN, from the exons ATGTCAGTGAACCCCCCCAACAGCAACGATGCCTGCCTGAGCATCGTGCACAGCCTCATGTGCCACCGACAGGGCGGCGAGAACGAGGGCTTTGCCAAGCGTGCCATAGAGAGCCTGGTAAAGAAGCTGAAGGAGAAGAAGGACGAGCTGGACTCGCTCATCACCGCCATCACCACCAACGGAGTTCACCCCAGCAAGTGTGTCACCATCCAGAGGACGCTTGATGGACGCCTGCAG GTAGCTGGGAGGAAAGGGTTCCCCCATGTGATCTACGCTAGGCTCTGGCGCTGGCCAGACCTCCACAAGAATGAACTGAAGCACGTCAAGTTCTGCCAGTTCGCCTTTGACCTCAAGTATGACAACGTGTGTGTCAACCCCTACCACTACGAGAGAGTGGTATCGCCAGGCATTG TTGGTCTCAGCATTCAAAATGCAGGTGAGGAGGAAAACACTATTTTCAGCATCATCAAACATCATCAAAATG GTCCTCCAGGTCGGCTGATCAAAGAGGAGTACATCCATGACTGTTATGAGATGGACCTCCCCTCCAGGATGCCCCCCCAGCCCGAGCACTACAAccagcccctcccccctctgcaGATGCCCCCCGAGCCGCCCCGCGCCCCATCCTCCGTCAACCTCTACCCCAGCATGCCCCTCTCTCCGCCAG TGAGCAGCTCCATGATGGGTCCCATGTCTGGGGGCCACGGCGAGGGCCTGCTCCAGATCGCCTCTCCCCAGATCCAGGGCATTCCCCAGACgccaccccccaccacccccacacACGGACCACCCCCCCAGCCCCCTACCCCTCACAGCCAGAGTGACTACAGCAGCagctccaaacacacacagacacagagctcCTATCACA CAACCTGGACAGGCACCAGCACGGCCTCCTATACCCCTGTAGGACCCCAGCAGAATGGGCGTGGCCACCAGCAACCACCACTGCACCACCCCAACCACTTCT GGTCTCAGCAACATCACAGCACACCCGCCTTTCCTCAGCCAGTCTCCAACCATCCAG GTCCAGAGTTCTGGTGCTCCATCTCCTACTTTGAGATGGACATCCAGGTTGGGGAGATGTTCAAGGTCCTGGCTAACTGCCCCGTGGTGACAGTGGACGGATACGTGGACCCCTCGGGGGGCGACCGCTTCTGTCTGGGCCAGCTCAGCAACGTGCACCGCACCGACGCCAGCGAAAGAGCCAG GTTGCACATTGGGAAGGGGGTGCAGTTGGAGTGTCGTGGTGAGGGGGATGTGTGGATGCGTTGCCTTAGCGACCATGCAGTGTTCGTACAGAGCTACTACCTGGACCGGGAGGCGGGGCGAGCCCCGGGAGACGCAGTTCACAAGATCTACCCTGGGGCCTACATGAAGGTGTTTGACCTGCGTCAGTGCCACAGGCAGATGCAGCAGCAGGCAGCCACGGCCCAGGCTGCAGCAGCAGCACAGGCTGCAGCAGTGGCAGGCAACATCCCAGGGCCTGGCAGTGTGGGGGGAATCGCCCCGGCAGTCA GTCTGTCGGCGGCAGCCGGGATAGGTGTGGACGACCTGCGGCGGCTGTGTATCCTGAGGCTCAGCTTTGTGAAGGGCTGGGGGCCCGACTACCCTCGGCAGAGCATCAAGCACACCCCCTGCTGGGTGGAGGTCCACCTGCACCGCGCCCTGCAGCTGCTGGATGAGGTGCTGCACACTATGCCTCTGGCTGACCTAGGAGGACATGGACATGTCAactaa